One window from the genome of Papaver somniferum cultivar HN1 unplaced genomic scaffold, ASM357369v1 unplaced-scaffold_84, whole genome shotgun sequence encodes:
- the LOC113345868 gene encoding uncharacterized protein LOC113345868 → MAQRLPKFIIIQSNFNHKYLHLEKVNPTAADSLRFDGDYSFGLETRFEVVPATTENGLVHIRSKLNDRFWANMGGPNGWITATSVKPDENRSSQSCTLFQPVYLNSNSNKIVRLLHVHTSYYVSFFMGTNQTNGCLNLISNSQLTDQRDLFTIIDWQSIVMFPDIIRIKGDNGMHLKAFSDGYMDYNYEVANSPDFEYEVFPSRDGGVCLKSVKYGNYWKLDNDTWWVWAYENPTMDHHINTVFIPTKLDDKTIALRSLANNNLCARRTANSKTNCLATLLTYVDAYAPIVIEEPVLSRTIDNVIYDLTDARIYDEHVIALANEEARNKKGEGSDTVKLNLKHTERYTREWTASVSFTLGVKVSLSVGVPEIAEGKVETSYEFKSSYEWGERNEDELEMGSEYTVTVPPMSSVKVSLMATRASCDIPFSYTQRDVLTNGTVKVYYKNDGIFKGRNAYNYRYESAQHAL, encoded by the coding sequence ATGGCACAACGACTTCCCAAGTTTATCATAATCCAATCCAACTTCAACCACAAATACCTGCACTTAGAAAAGGTTAATCCAACTGCAGCTGATTCCCTCCGATTTGATGGAGATTACAGTTTCGGGCTTGAGACCAGATTTGAGGTAGTGCCAGCTACCACTGAAAATGGACTGGTACACATCCGATCCAAACTAAATGACCGCTTCTGGGCAAACATGGGGGGCCCCAACGGATGGATCACTGCCACGTCCGTCAAACCTGACGAGAATCGATCTAGCCAGTCTTGCACGCTCTTCCAGCCGGTTTACTTGAATTCCAACAGCAACAAGATCGTCCGGCTCCTCCATGTCCACACCAGCTACTATGTTTCCTTCTTTATGGGCACCAACCAGACCAATGGTTGCTTAAATTTAATTAGCAACTCGCAACTCACTGACCAGCGCGATCTGTTTACCATCATTGACTGGCAATCAATCGTGATGTTTCCCGACATTATCAGAATCAAGGGCGACAATGGAATGCACCTCAAGGCTTTTTCAGACGGGTATATGGATTATAATTATGAAGTAGCTAATTCTCCAGATTTTGAATATGAGGTGTTTCCAAGTCGTGACGGAGGCGTCTGCCTGAAGAGTGTCAAATATGGCAATTATTGGAAGCTTGACAATGATACGTGGTGGGTATGGGCATATGAGAATCCCACGATGGACCACCACATCAACACTGTATTTATACCTACCAAACTTGACGACAAAACTATTGCTCTGCGAAGTTTGGCAAACAATAATTTATGTGCAAGACGAACGGCGAATAGCAAGACCAACTGCCTCGCCACTCTCTTGACCTATGTCGACGCGTATGCCCCCATTGTCATTGAGGAGCCTGTTTTATCAAGAACTATCGACAACGTCATTTATGACCTTACTGATGCAAGGATTTACGACGAGCATGTTATTGCGCTTGCGAATGAAGAGGCTAGGAACAAAAAGGGAGAAGGTTCCGACACGGTTAAATTGAATCTCAAACATACAGAAAGGTATACTAGGGAATGGACAGCAAGCGTATCGTTCACACTGGGTGTCAAGGTGAGTTTAAGCGTAGGTGTCCCAGAAATAGCGGAGGGCAAGGTTGAGACATCCTACGAGTTTAAAAGTTCGTATGAATGGGGAGAAAGaaatgaagatgaacttgaaaTGGGGTCTGAGTATACAGTTACTGTGCCTCCTATGAGTAGCGTGAAGGTGAGTCTGATGGCGACACGGGCTTCATGCGACATACCCTTTTCGTACACTCAGCGTGACGTCTTAACAAATGGAACAGTAAAAGTATACTACAAGAATGATGGCATATTTAAGGGCCGCAATGCCTACAACTACAGGTACGAGAGCGCCCAGCATGCTCTTTAA